The Tenrec ecaudatus isolate mTenEca1 chromosome 9, mTenEca1.hap1, whole genome shotgun sequence genome window below encodes:
- the FAM133B gene encoding protein FAM133B produces MGKRDNRVAYMNPIAMARSRGPVQSSGPTIQDYLNRPRPTWEEVKEQLEKKKKGSKALAEFEEKMNENWKKELEKHREKLLSGNESSSKKRQRKKKEKKKSGRYSSSSSSSSDSSSSSSESEDEDKKQGKRRKKKKNRSHKSSESSVSETDSDSKVKVLKFA; encoded by the exons GCCTATATGAACCCAATAGCAATGGCCAGATCAAGGGGCCCAGTCCAATCATCAGGACCAACGATACAAGATTATCTGAATCGACCAAGGCCTACGTG GGAAGAAGTGAAAGAACaactagaaaagaaaaagaagggctCCAAGGCACTGGCTGaatttgaagaaaaaatgaaTGAG AACTGgaagaaagaactagaaaaacACAGGGAGAAGCTATTGAGTGgaaatgagagctcatccaaaaaAAGACAG agaaagaaaaaagaaaagaagaaatctgGTAGG TAttcatcttcttcttcatcaAGCTCTGATTCTTCCAGCAGTTCTTCAGAGTCTGAAGATGAG GATAAAAAACaagggaaaaggagaaagaaaaagaagaatcgTTCACATAAATCTTCGGAAAGCTCCGTATCAGAAACTGATTCAGACAGTAAGGTAAAAGTATTAAAATTTGCATAA